The Acidobacteriota bacterium genome includes a region encoding these proteins:
- a CDS encoding Nramp family divalent metal transporter, which produces MPVPVPPLKQAELPKRKTALLKMMGPGIVMAGIAIGSGELIMWPWITSIVGAELIWAAAIGIFLQLWINVEVGRWTVVTGESPLIGMVRVVKLIVYLWVFLVVVGKFLPGWARETGVSLRSLIFGVENTSLPEWLWAEWVWTAIVFAVIAAILFGPKVIYTAVERCIMGLVAIIVVGLIYVVWTIGSADLFGDMWRGLLNVGRFPDFPVEIPPVDGEARPPFAFSQFFGALVFAGLGGLGNLYYAYYLREKKVGMGQRMPPLMSPTHKHEVKEIDAGYVYTESEENHRRFRDWMKYVWVDQVFCFWILGSFTMFLFIFGSLAVLHPEGLVPSRGSLVWDLAKMLEETMGTSGHYLFLVVGMAALFSSQLGGVDGGSRIFADMLHTSFKFGRRLSLEKWYLVLVGATIVIGTASVAFFERRGTAGLDFLFYSALIGGFAMAVYVPLLLYMNLTKLPKSARPGWINILFVSIASVMYIAFAVYTVAEKVARMVTGG; this is translated from the coding sequence ATGCCCGTACCCGTCCCGCCTCTGAAGCAGGCTGAACTGCCGAAGCGCAAGACCGCGCTTCTGAAGATGATGGGCCCGGGCATCGTCATGGCCGGAATCGCGATCGGCTCCGGCGAGCTGATCATGTGGCCGTGGATCACATCGATCGTCGGGGCGGAGCTCATCTGGGCAGCCGCGATCGGGATCTTCCTCCAACTCTGGATCAACGTCGAGGTTGGACGGTGGACCGTGGTCACCGGCGAAAGCCCCCTGATCGGCATGGTCCGGGTCGTCAAGCTGATCGTCTATCTCTGGGTCTTTCTCGTCGTCGTCGGGAAGTTCCTTCCGGGTTGGGCTCGCGAGACCGGCGTCTCCCTCCGGAGCCTGATCTTCGGCGTCGAGAACACGAGTCTCCCCGAGTGGCTCTGGGCGGAGTGGGTGTGGACCGCCATCGTCTTCGCCGTGATCGCGGCCATTCTGTTCGGGCCCAAGGTCATCTACACCGCGGTCGAACGCTGCATCATGGGGCTGGTCGCCATCATCGTCGTCGGTCTGATCTACGTCGTATGGACGATCGGATCAGCGGATCTCTTCGGTGACATGTGGCGCGGTCTACTGAATGTGGGGCGCTTCCCGGACTTTCCCGTTGAGATCCCGCCGGTCGACGGCGAAGCGCGCCCGCCATTCGCATTCAGCCAGTTCTTCGGTGCGCTCGTGTTCGCGGGATTGGGCGGTCTCGGCAATCTCTACTACGCGTACTACCTGCGCGAAAAGAAGGTCGGCATGGGGCAGCGCATGCCGCCCCTCATGAGCCCGACACACAAGCACGAGGTCAAGGAGATAGACGCCGGCTACGTTTATACGGAGTCGGAGGAGAACCACCGGCGTTTCCGGGACTGGATGAAGTACGTGTGGGTGGACCAGGTCTTCTGCTTCTGGATCCTCGGCAGCTTCACGATGTTCCTGTTCATCTTCGGCTCGCTCGCCGTGCTGCATCCCGAAGGTCTCGTTCCCAGCCGCGGAAGCCTGGTGTGGGATCTGGCCAAGATGCTGGAAGAGACGATGGGCACCTCCGGGCACTATCTGTTTCTTGTCGTCGGCATGGCGGCGCTGTTCAGCTCGCAGTTGGGAGGCGTGGACGGGGGGAGCCGGATCTTCGCGGACATGCTCCACACCAGCTTCAAGTTCGGGCGCCGGCTCTCCCTGGAGAAGTGGTATCTCGTCCTGGTGGGCGCGACGATCGTCATCGGCACGGCCAGTGTCGCCTTCTTCGAGAGAAGGGGGACGGCGGGACTCGACTTCCTGTTCTACTCGGCGCTCATCGGCGGATTCGCCATGGCGGTCTACGTGCCGCTGCTCCTGTACATGAACCTGACGAAGCTGCCGAAGTCGGCGCGACCCGGCTGGATCAACATCCTCTTCGTGAGCATCGCTTCGGTGATGTACATCGCGTTCGCGGTGTACACCGTCGCGGAGAAGGTCGCGCGGATGGTGACCGGCGGCTAG
- a CDS encoding VWA domain-containing protein, translated as MQQNALARMKSHLPSTTTATLLVLAGAAAVQAQPSETFIDTLDVQVVEVDVVVTDRSGRPVRGLTRDDFELYVDGEPVEITNFFESEILGQAAEPADRTAAPTADAEPSEAEAAADPASLTIVLYMDDANLFPPYRSRLLRRLEKAVESWRSLNARFMFARFVNRLEVVVPPTRDLDAILKAAAKRPKGLARAVRNQRSRQFTLEDINVNSRGCQNTGQLVALAETYAVEQANRAAIAADGLADLTSTLAGIPGRKAIVYMSDGLPQQPGLSAFDYIAQDLCPNDPRIVPETNAAAQRHDETRRFQQLTAHANANRVTLFTLDAGGIRTGLSQSMSFDGRAPSYQNDRLHWTNIQGGLQQLASETGGKALLNSNDLADLLDDVTEQLASTYSLGFSPDERRSGEVRRLKVELAPHAARGRSVEYRRSYRDKTQDEQLAERLISAAYLGSTPNPLGVAVDLGATTPREKKVHRQPVSIVVPEEAVLLVPGDGGPSGALRLLLLAVDEDRRGRAPVRQMTVPVGPAGDVQATEGAFRFEVSVSLAEGDYQVVVGVRDETTGEMSLVREVAQVPSR; from the coding sequence TTGCAGCAGAACGCACTCGCGCGCATGAAGAGCCATCTTCCATCCACCACGACGGCGACGCTGCTTGTGCTCGCCGGCGCCGCCGCTGTTCAGGCCCAGCCGAGCGAGACCTTCATCGACACCCTCGACGTGCAGGTCGTCGAAGTCGATGTCGTGGTCACGGACCGCAGCGGCCGCCCGGTCAGGGGTTTGACCCGTGACGACTTCGAGCTCTACGTGGACGGCGAACCGGTCGAGATCACGAACTTCTTCGAGTCGGAGATCCTGGGCCAAGCGGCCGAGCCAGCGGACCGGACCGCCGCGCCGACCGCCGATGCCGAGCCGTCCGAAGCCGAGGCAGCGGCCGATCCCGCCTCGCTCACGATCGTCCTCTACATGGACGACGCGAACCTCTTCCCGCCCTACCGCTCCCGTCTGCTCAGGCGCCTGGAGAAGGCGGTCGAGTCGTGGCGGTCCCTGAACGCGCGGTTCATGTTCGCGCGGTTCGTCAACCGGCTGGAAGTCGTCGTGCCGCCGACCCGGGATCTCGACGCGATCCTCAAGGCCGCGGCCAAGCGCCCCAAGGGACTGGCCCGCGCCGTCCGGAACCAGCGGTCCCGGCAGTTCACGCTGGAGGACATCAACGTGAACAGCCGGGGATGCCAGAACACCGGCCAGCTCGTGGCGCTCGCCGAGACGTACGCGGTCGAGCAGGCGAATCGCGCCGCGATCGCGGCCGACGGGCTCGCCGATCTGACCAGCACCCTGGCCGGAATCCCCGGGAGGAAGGCGATCGTCTACATGAGCGACGGCCTGCCGCAGCAGCCCGGGCTCTCGGCCTTCGACTACATCGCCCAGGACCTCTGCCCGAACGACCCGCGCATCGTCCCCGAGACGAACGCGGCCGCTCAGCGCCACGACGAAACACGCCGCTTCCAGCAGCTCACGGCGCACGCCAACGCGAACCGCGTCACTCTCTTCACGCTGGACGCCGGCGGCATTCGCACCGGACTCAGCCAGTCGATGTCGTTCGATGGAAGGGCGCCGTCGTACCAGAACGACCGACTGCACTGGACGAACATCCAGGGCGGCCTGCAGCAGCTCGCGTCTGAAACCGGCGGCAAGGCGCTTCTCAACTCGAACGACCTGGCCGACCTGCTCGACGACGTGACCGAGCAGCTCGCCTCCACCTACTCCCTGGGCTTCTCCCCGGACGAGCGAAGGTCGGGCGAGGTACGCCGCCTGAAGGTCGAACTCGCGCCCCACGCCGCTCGGGGCCGCAGCGTGGAGTACCGCCGGTCCTACCGCGACAAGACCCAGGACGAGCAACTCGCGGAACGACTGATTTCCGCGGCCTACCTCGGCAGCACCCCGAATCCGCTTGGCGTCGCGGTCGACCTGGGCGCGACGACCCCGCGGGAGAAGAAGGTGCACCGGCAACCGGTCAGCATTGTCGTACCCGAAGAGGCCGTCCTGCTGGTGCCGGGCGACGGCGGACCGAGCGGCGCGCTCCGTCTTCTCCTGCTCGCCGTCGACGAGGACAGGCGCGGGCGCGCGCCGGTGCGACAGATGACGGTGCCCGTGGGCCCTGCCGGCGACGTCCAGGCCACCGAGGGCGCCTTTCGCTTCGAGGTCTCGGTGAGTCTGGCCGAGGGTGACTACCAGGTCGTCGTCGGCGTCCGGGACGAGACGACGGGAGAGATGTCCCTGGTCCGGGAGGTGGCGCAGGTGCCGTCGCGGTAG
- a CDS encoding VWA domain-containing protein gives MVTRSERSPRSAPALASLLCLILAGALQAQPNQPFVESVDVQVVEVDVVVTDRKGRPIKGLAREDFELYVDGQPVEITNFYESAIYVEQRAERRNRERPVVRSEDTLGTADEGALTVVFYLDDPNIFPSHRTRLLRRLEAAVEPWRSMDASFMLARFVHRLEVLVPPTRDLDAILAGAASVPKGSPRAIQNGDGARRLAISNMLDNDEFCRMARFCRPCVDNWGELLSLARQHADNQATNTAIAADGLADLVTTLGGVPGKKTVVHVTDGLPQRPGISVLDFLGNELCRDLRPTAASETMSEIVQYDESRRFNRISAHANANRVTFYGLDAAGLRSAAPDISFDNPTRAPSPHNATLRAMNAQSGLHLLANETGGKALINANDLSILLDDMTGQLSASYSLGFVPEQRRLGQTRQISVQLAPGADKGRRIEYRRTYRDKSLDERLAERLLSVAYLGNRENPLEAVVEFGATKLLEKKIHELTVGVSVPAESILSLPGRDGASPNASAQLRLWLVAVEDENGARTTVRQKAITVGGAAGVAAKDGNYRVEVAMNLPEGDYQVAVGIRDETTGLTSLIREPVSVPPE, from the coding sequence ATGGTGACCCGATCTGAGCGAAGTCCGCGATCGGCGCCGGCCCTGGCGTCGTTGCTGTGCCTCATCCTGGCAGGGGCACTGCAAGCTCAGCCCAACCAGCCCTTCGTCGAGTCGGTCGACGTCCAGGTGGTCGAGGTCGACGTCGTCGTCACCGACAGGAAGGGTCGTCCGATCAAGGGTCTGGCACGCGAGGACTTCGAGCTCTATGTCGACGGCCAGCCGGTCGAGATCACGAACTTCTACGAGTCGGCGATCTATGTCGAGCAACGGGCCGAACGCCGCAACAGGGAACGGCCTGTCGTCCGCAGCGAAGACACCCTCGGCACCGCGGACGAAGGTGCGCTCACTGTCGTCTTCTACCTCGATGATCCGAACATCTTCCCGTCCCACCGCACTCGCCTGCTGCGGCGCCTGGAGGCCGCGGTCGAACCGTGGAGATCGATGGACGCGAGCTTCATGCTCGCGCGGTTCGTCCACCGGCTCGAAGTGCTTGTCCCGCCGACCCGCGACCTGGACGCGATCCTCGCGGGAGCCGCCAGCGTCCCCAAGGGGTCACCGCGCGCGATCCAGAACGGCGACGGCGCCCGCCGCTTGGCGATCAGCAACATGCTCGACAACGACGAGTTCTGCAGGATGGCGCGCTTCTGCCGCCCCTGCGTGGACAATTGGGGCGAACTGCTGTCCCTGGCGAGGCAGCACGCGGACAATCAGGCGACGAACACGGCGATCGCGGCCGACGGGCTGGCCGACCTGGTGACGACCCTCGGGGGCGTGCCGGGGAAGAAGACCGTGGTGCACGTCACCGACGGCCTGCCCCAGCGACCGGGTATCTCGGTTCTCGACTTCCTGGGCAACGAGCTCTGCAGAGACCTGAGACCCACCGCGGCCTCGGAGACGATGTCGGAAATCGTCCAGTACGACGAGAGCCGCCGGTTCAACCGGATCTCCGCTCATGCCAACGCCAATCGCGTTACGTTCTACGGTCTGGATGCGGCCGGCCTCCGAAGTGCAGCCCCGGACATCTCGTTCGACAACCCCACTCGCGCCCCATCTCCCCACAACGCCACCCTCCGGGCGATGAACGCGCAGAGCGGGCTCCACCTCCTGGCCAACGAAACCGGCGGCAAGGCCCTGATCAACGCGAATGACCTGTCGATCCTCCTCGACGACATGACCGGTCAACTCTCCGCCTCGTACTCCCTCGGTTTCGTTCCCGAGCAGCGCAGGTTGGGCCAAACGCGGCAAATCTCCGTGCAACTCGCGCCCGGCGCCGACAAGGGCCGCAGGATCGAGTACCGGCGCACCTACCGCGACAAGTCACTGGACGAGCGGCTCGCCGAGCGGCTTCTCTCGGTCGCGTACCTCGGCAACCGGGAGAATCCGCTCGAAGCGGTGGTCGAGTTCGGCGCCACCAAGCTGCTGGAGAAGAAGATCCACGAGTTGACCGTCGGCGTCAGCGTGCCGGCGGAGTCCATCCTGAGCTTGCCCGGCAGGGACGGCGCGTCGCCGAACGCGAGCGCCCAACTCCGCCTCTGGCTGGTCGCCGTCGAAGACGAGAACGGCGCGCGGACCACCGTCCGGCAGAAGGCGATCACCGTCGGCGGCGCCGCGGGCGTCGCGGCCAAGGATGGTAACTACCGCGTCGAAGTCGCGATGAACCTGCCCGAAGGGGATTATCAGGTCGCGGTCGGAATCCGGGACGAGACGACGGGGTTAACGTCCCTGATTCGCGAACCAGTATCCGTGCCGCCGGAGTAG
- a CDS encoding DMT family transporter: protein MTLRSSAAFQAIVAGILFSTGGAAVKATQLDAWQVAGTRSLIAAAVLLVAIPAARRWAGGVSRASRVPAAIGWWRSPQRRRAFLLTLGTGCCYCLTLLLFVHAAKRTTAAETIFLQSTAPLFVLLLSPLLLRERPDGRQLLFVPLFGAGLVMAFFGGADAAATAPDPRTGNVLATFCGLAYGLTLIGLRAAGRSPPAGRAAGASGGTSSAGDGAAARAPGIAAAACGNVIVCLACLPVMAPLNSAAPGELLIVVYLGLFQVALAYVFVTRAARVLQAPVVALLLLLEPALTPFWAMWFHGEQPHLLTWLGGGVVALATVLLAAVVRSAEE from the coding sequence ATGACGTTGCGCTCGTCCGCGGCGTTCCAGGCGATCGTCGCCGGCATCCTCTTCTCGACTGGTGGCGCCGCGGTCAAGGCGACGCAGCTCGATGCCTGGCAGGTGGCCGGTACGCGCTCCCTGATCGCGGCTGCCGTCCTGCTGGTCGCGATTCCCGCGGCGCGGAGGTGGGCGGGTGGCGTGAGCCGGGCGAGCCGAGTGCCCGCGGCCATCGGCTGGTGGCGCAGCCCGCAACGGCGCCGCGCTTTCCTCCTCACCCTGGGGACCGGCTGCTGCTACTGCCTGACCCTGTTGCTGTTCGTCCACGCGGCGAAGCGGACGACGGCAGCCGAGACGATCTTCCTGCAGTCGACCGCGCCCCTGTTCGTGCTGCTGCTCTCGCCCCTCCTGTTGCGGGAACGACCGGACGGGCGGCAGCTTCTCTTCGTGCCGCTGTTCGGCGCCGGTCTGGTGATGGCGTTCTTCGGCGGCGCCGATGCCGCGGCCACCGCGCCGGATCCCCGGACGGGGAACGTGCTCGCTACATTCTGCGGCCTGGCCTACGGCCTGACGCTGATCGGTCTGCGCGCCGCGGGCCGGTCGCCGCCGGCGGGACGAGCGGCTGGTGCGAGCGGCGGTACGTCCTCTGCGGGGGACGGAGCTGCGGCCCGCGCTCCCGGGATCGCGGCCGCTGCCTGCGGCAACGTGATCGTCTGCCTCGCGTGCCTGCCGGTCATGGCGCCGCTCAACTCCGCCGCCCCCGGCGAGCTCCTGATCGTGGTGTATCTCGGCCTGTTCCAGGTCGCGCTCGCCTACGTCTTCGTGACCCGGGCCGCCCGCGTCCTGCAAGCTCCCGTCGTCGCGCTCCTGCTGCTCCTGGAACCGGCGCTCACCCCGTTCTGGGCGATGTGGTTCCACGGCGAGCAGCCGCACCTGCTCACCTGGCTGGGCGGCGGCGTCGTCGCCCTGGCGACGGTGCTGCTCGCGGCCGTGGTGCGGTCCGCGGAGGAGTAG
- a CDS encoding sigma-70 family RNA polymerase sigma factor, whose translation MTIASVSMTEEPPAAPPPIPDPGATLQELFEEHNRLIFYTAYRVTGNATDAEDVLQTIFLRLVKRPPAALVPGNAGGYLRRAAINASLDLLRSRKRSRLVALDQQVIEEIEPAVDGTSDPDRRFASRELRDRLRRELAKVNPRAAEMFALRYFEGYRNSEIGPMLGTSRMTVAVTLHRLRKRLSLALAEEQPEAEEEGQAGKGRMLR comes from the coding sequence TTGACGATCGCAAGCGTTTCGATGACCGAAGAGCCGCCCGCTGCGCCTCCTCCGATCCCGGATCCGGGAGCGACGCTGCAGGAACTGTTCGAGGAGCACAACCGGCTCATCTTCTACACGGCCTACCGGGTCACCGGCAACGCGACGGACGCCGAGGACGTGCTGCAGACGATCTTCCTGCGGCTCGTGAAGCGGCCGCCCGCGGCGCTTGTGCCAGGGAACGCCGGGGGCTACCTGAGGCGGGCGGCGATCAACGCGTCGCTCGACCTGCTCCGCTCGCGCAAGCGTTCCCGTCTGGTGGCGCTCGATCAGCAGGTGATCGAGGAGATTGAACCGGCGGTCGACGGGACGAGTGACCCGGATCGACGCTTCGCCTCGCGGGAACTGCGTGACCGGCTGCGGCGGGAACTGGCGAAGGTGAACCCACGCGCGGCGGAGATGTTCGCGTTGCGCTACTTCGAGGGCTACCGCAACTCGGAGATCGGACCGATGCTCGGCACCTCGCGGATGACGGTGGCGGTAACGCTGCACCGCCTGCGGAAGCGCCTGAGCCTGGCGCTGGCCGAGGAGCAACCGGAAGCGGAAGAGGAAGGACAGGCAGGCAAGGGAAGGATGCTGCGATGA
- a CDS encoding FecR family protein — MSNRNQMNRTLIETAEAIAAEQPPAGAASAAAARVQSALAAATADAGAAGEPGDASSTSGTLTSCADYQARMPALVAGTLPEAQRLLVEDHSRECIPCRKHLQAVRAGRAVSDWSGPAAPARVGRYYAAAAAVVALAAAGVWTSQRVLQPPQDGIVQVQNVDGRIFVAGSGSDSELVPLAPGDAIDGGARVRTGAGSRGVFELVDGSRIEAAGLTTFRVDARRRGDRIRVDRGSVIVQAAEQENRSLVVSTEEMLVSVKGTIFAVTHGVKGSRVSVIEGEVEVEKGRERHSLLAGDQLRSRPTLIAMTLQEEVGWSQDADRYLAVLEEFKSLRSELNQLMDAAPARHSTRLLDLMPSDTKFYLAMPNAPATLGDLFELVRSRMESSELLAGWWEEFEASDEAGTIEDVVGALRGLGDAMGDETVVAVVGDLVEEDMAPLAVTEVTDSAALREAIEDHLAELAPSTDEAPVNIVDDLDSATGQDEGLLLWITDDLAAASTSLTALRTVAANRDGAANPFVGSRLHGRLAQRYAEGAELLAAVDLAGVIAGIRDAEEDEENEQEEEGDEDDEDVEEVAVFAFTGLDRVQDLVVARTQDGDRADITAALSFDGERSGIVSWLAEPGANGALEFFSPDASFVSAGVIEDPLTIYDELTGFLSEHGIDIAEPMAEVRAELGLSLRDDLLQHVGGEYAAGIDGPVLPVPAWKAVAAVYDADALQSSIEVLVDKAAEVTGNLDGNGNARLVLDEQESGGRTVYRLGLEVDDGDGEDDEAGEGDEDATAGAAILRLLETPEIFYTYFDGYMVSASNVATIDTAIRYRGSGASLTSSQEFLDLLPENGYADFSAMVYNRLTETASELFDLLPTEVAGDDQQAVVQAIEEQLNSQGPALYTVYAGQSEIVVTSSGPSLLAFTGLGPLFGLPNLLEGLESIDDGADPEPEGEPAAGVDDQVAERLPDTRLRPAA; from the coding sequence ATGAGCAACCGCAACCAGATGAATCGGACCTTGATCGAAACCGCGGAGGCGATCGCCGCCGAGCAGCCGCCGGCCGGTGCCGCCAGCGCGGCAGCGGCGCGTGTGCAGAGTGCCCTCGCCGCCGCGACCGCGGATGCGGGAGCCGCCGGGGAACCGGGCGACGCCTCCTCGACGTCAGGGACCCTGACCTCCTGCGCCGACTACCAGGCACGGATGCCGGCCCTGGTCGCGGGGACGCTTCCCGAGGCCCAGCGCCTGCTGGTCGAGGATCACAGCCGCGAGTGCATTCCCTGCCGCAAGCACCTGCAGGCCGTGCGCGCGGGTCGCGCCGTTTCGGACTGGTCCGGACCGGCGGCGCCGGCGCGGGTCGGCCGCTACTACGCCGCGGCGGCCGCGGTGGTCGCCCTAGCAGCGGCAGGCGTCTGGACCTCTCAGCGCGTGCTGCAGCCGCCACAGGACGGGATCGTTCAGGTCCAGAACGTCGACGGCCGGATCTTCGTTGCCGGTTCCGGCAGTGACTCCGAACTCGTGCCGCTCGCGCCCGGAGACGCGATCGACGGCGGCGCCCGGGTCCGCACCGGTGCCGGCAGCCGCGGCGTGTTCGAACTCGTGGACGGATCGCGGATCGAGGCCGCCGGCCTGACCACGTTCCGCGTCGATGCCCGCCGTCGCGGCGACCGCATCCGGGTCGACCGGGGCAGCGTGATCGTCCAGGCGGCGGAGCAGGAGAACCGGTCGCTGGTCGTGTCGACCGAGGAGATGCTCGTGTCGGTCAAGGGCACGATCTTCGCGGTCACTCACGGCGTGAAGGGTTCGCGGGTCTCGGTGATCGAGGGCGAGGTCGAAGTCGAGAAGGGCCGCGAGCGGCACAGCCTGCTGGCCGGCGATCAGTTGCGGAGCCGGCCGACACTGATCGCGATGACGCTGCAGGAGGAGGTTGGCTGGAGCCAGGACGCCGACCGCTACCTGGCGGTGCTCGAAGAGTTCAAGTCGCTGCGCAGCGAGCTGAACCAGTTGATGGACGCGGCGCCGGCGCGGCACTCGACCCGGTTGCTCGACCTGATGCCGAGCGATACGAAGTTCTACCTGGCGATGCCGAACGCGCCGGCGACGCTTGGGGACCTGTTCGAGCTGGTGCGCTCGCGGATGGAGTCGAGCGAACTGCTCGCCGGGTGGTGGGAGGAGTTCGAGGCCTCCGACGAGGCGGGCACGATCGAAGACGTGGTCGGCGCTCTGCGCGGCCTTGGGGATGCGATGGGCGACGAGACGGTCGTCGCCGTCGTCGGTGACCTGGTCGAGGAAGACATGGCCCCCCTGGCGGTCACCGAAGTGACCGACTCCGCGGCCCTGCGTGAGGCGATCGAGGATCACCTGGCGGAACTCGCGCCTTCAACCGACGAAGCGCCGGTCAACATCGTCGACGACCTGGATTCGGCCACCGGGCAGGACGAGGGGCTGCTGCTGTGGATCACCGACGACCTCGCCGCGGCGTCGACTTCGCTGACCGCCCTGCGGACGGTGGCAGCAAACCGGGATGGCGCCGCCAACCCGTTCGTCGGCTCGCGCCTGCACGGCCGGCTGGCGCAGCGCTACGCGGAAGGCGCGGAGCTGCTCGCCGCGGTCGACTTGGCCGGCGTCATTGCCGGGATTCGCGACGCGGAGGAAGACGAGGAGAACGAACAGGAGGAAGAGGGCGACGAGGATGACGAGGACGTGGAAGAAGTCGCGGTCTTCGCCTTCACGGGGCTCGACAGGGTCCAGGACCTCGTCGTCGCCCGTACCCAGGACGGCGACCGGGCCGACATCACGGCTGCGCTGAGCTTTGACGGTGAGCGCTCGGGAATCGTGTCGTGGTTGGCTGAACCGGGTGCCAACGGAGCGCTCGAGTTCTTCTCGCCCGATGCGTCGTTTGTTTCCGCCGGCGTGATCGAGGATCCGCTCACGATCTATGACGAGCTGACGGGCTTCTTGAGCGAACACGGCATCGACATCGCCGAGCCGATGGCGGAGGTCAGGGCCGAACTCGGACTGTCGCTGCGCGACGACCTGCTCCAGCACGTTGGCGGCGAGTACGCGGCCGGCATCGACGGTCCGGTGCTGCCGGTCCCGGCGTGGAAGGCGGTGGCGGCCGTCTACGATGCGGATGCGCTGCAGAGTTCGATCGAGGTGCTGGTGGACAAAGCGGCCGAGGTCACGGGGAACCTGGACGGGAACGGGAATGCACGGCTCGTTCTCGACGAACAGGAGTCGGGCGGCCGCACCGTCTACCGTCTCGGCCTCGAGGTGGACGACGGCGACGGGGAGGACGACGAAGCGGGCGAAGGCGACGAAGACGCCACCGCTGGCGCGGCCATACTGCGCCTGCTCGAAACTCCCGAGATCTTCTACACGTACTTTGACGGGTACATGGTGAGCGCCTCCAACGTGGCAACGATCGACACCGCGATCCGGTACCGCGGCAGTGGCGCGTCGCTGACCTCGAGCCAGGAGTTCCTCGATCTGCTGCCCGAGAACGGCTACGCCGACTTCTCCGCGATGGTCTACAACCGGCTTACCGAGACGGCGAGCGAACTGTTCGACCTGCTGCCGACCGAGGTCGCCGGCGACGATCAGCAGGCCGTGGTCCAGGCGATCGAGGAACAACTGAACAGTCAGGGGCCGGCGCTCTACACGGTGTACGCGGGCCAGAGCGAGATCGTCGTGACCTCCAGCGGTCCGAGCTTGCTGGCCTTCACCGGGTTGGGCCCGCTGTTCGGACTCCCCAATCTCCTGGAGGGCCTGGAGTCGATCGACGACGGGGCCGATCCCGAGCCGGAGGGCGAGCCGGCGGCCGGCGTGGACGATCAGGTCGCGGAGAGATTGCCGGACACCCGCCTGAGGCCTGCTGCTTGA
- a CDS encoding ABC transporter ATP-binding protein, with protein sequence MSEAPPVIDLDGLGVRFGRHQVLDDLRGAFSGRAIGLLGPNGAGKTTLLNTLLGFYKPSAGTARLFGMDIQAQGRELRRRIGYMPERDAFIAGISGVRFVRLMGELSGLPSEAALERAHEVFFYVGLGEARYRNVETYSLGMKQLLKLAQGIVHGPSLLFLDEPTNGLDPPARLRMLRLIREIRDSGKARIVVSSHLLRDVEECCEEVLVLNRGRIATYCNLAEERRANRRFLELDLAADREGAGSSFRAAIEGLGCEVAVVNRRRIKAVLPPGVKVRHIYASAIEQDVTIRRLDHKRTSLEDIFLKAMEGDDGRL encoded by the coding sequence ATGAGTGAGGCGCCGCCGGTCATCGACCTCGACGGTCTCGGGGTCCGGTTCGGCCGGCACCAGGTCCTCGACGACCTGCGCGGCGCTTTCTCGGGCCGGGCGATCGGCCTCCTGGGGCCGAACGGCGCCGGCAAGACGACGCTGCTGAACACCCTGCTCGGCTTCTACAAGCCGTCGGCCGGCACCGCCCGCCTGTTCGGCATGGACATCCAGGCTCAGGGCCGGGAACTGCGGCGCCGGATCGGCTACATGCCGGAGCGGGACGCCTTCATCGCCGGCATCTCCGGCGTCCGCTTCGTGCGCCTGATGGGAGAACTCTCCGGGTTGCCGTCCGAAGCCGCCCTGGAACGCGCCCACGAGGTGTTCTTCTACGTGGGCCTGGGTGAGGCGCGGTACCGCAACGTGGAGACCTACTCCCTGGGCATGAAGCAGTTGCTCAAGCTGGCGCAGGGCATCGTCCATGGTCCCAGCCTGCTCTTCCTCGATGAGCCGACGAACGGGCTCGACCCGCCCGCCCGGCTCCGCATGCTGCGCCTGATCCGGGAGATCCGGGATTCGGGGAAGGCGAGGATCGTCGTCTCGTCGCACCTGCTACGGGACGTGGAGGAGTGCTGCGAGGAGGTGCTGGTGCTGAACCGTGGGCGGATCGCCACCTACTGCAACCTGGCCGAGGAGCGGCGCGCCAACCGCCGCTTCCTCGAACTCGATCTCGCCGCCGACCGCGAGGGCGCGGGGAGCAGCTTCCGGGCGGCGATCGAGGGGCTCGGCTGCGAGGTCGCGGTGGTCAACCGCCGCCGGATCAAGGCCGTGCTGCCGCCGGGCGTCAAGGTGCGCCACATCTACGCCTCGGCGATCGAGCAGGACGTGACCATTCGCCGTCTGGATCACAAGCGCACTTCGCTGGAGGACATCTTCCTCAAGGCGATGGAGGGCGACGATGGCCGTCTATGA